A single region of the Pirellulales bacterium genome encodes:
- a CDS encoding ABC transporter substrate-binding protein, translating to MTATTTAKVLIRVGHSPDPDDAFMFHALANDKIETGRYQFTHELVDIETLNRRAFQADLELTALSLHAYAYLADKYILCPCGASMGDQYGPMVVAKRPMSIADLKTARIAVPGTLTTAYLALRLCVGADFPFVVVPFDQILEVTARGEYQGQSVDAGLIIHEGQLTYGDHDLKLIVDTGKWWHEVTGLPLPLGANGIRRDLGAETIQDVNRLLKESIQYGLTHRGEALDHALKYGRDLDRQQADQFVGMYVNDWTLDFGPRGRQAVTELLQRGHAAGVIPKLVRPEFVD from the coding sequence ATGACTGCGACAACTACTGCGAAAGTCCTGATTCGAGTTGGGCACAGCCCCGATCCTGACGACGCGTTCATGTTTCATGCGCTTGCCAACGACAAGATTGAAACGGGACGCTACCAGTTCACGCACGAATTGGTCGACATCGAAACGCTCAATCGCCGCGCTTTTCAGGCCGACCTCGAACTGACTGCCCTGTCGCTGCACGCCTATGCGTACCTGGCCGACAAGTACATCCTGTGCCCTTGCGGCGCCAGCATGGGAGACCAGTACGGTCCCATGGTGGTGGCCAAGCGGCCCATGTCGATCGCCGATCTCAAAACCGCCCGCATCGCCGTCCCGGGCACCCTTACCACAGCCTATTTGGCGCTGCGACTTTGCGTTGGCGCCGATTTCCCTTTTGTCGTAGTCCCGTTCGATCAAATCCTCGAGGTCACCGCCCGCGGCGAGTACCAAGGTCAGTCGGTCGACGCCGGATTGATTATTCATGAGGGGCAATTGACGTATGGCGATCACGACTTGAAGTTGATCGTCGATACCGGCAAATGGTGGCATGAAGTAACCGGGTTGCCGTTGCCGCTGGGCGCAAACGGCATCCGCCGCGACCTCGGCGCCGAAACGATTCAAGACGTCAACCGGCTGCTCAAAGAGAGCATTCAATATGGTCTTACGCATCGCGGCGAAGCCCTCGATCACGCCTTGAAGTACGGTCGCGATTTGGATCGCCAACAGGCAGACCAATTTGTCGGCATGTACGTCAACGATTGGACGCTCGATTTTGGGCCGCGCGGCCGCCAGGCTGTGACCGAGTTGCTCCAACGTGGGCACGCGGCTGGCGTGATTCCCAAGCTGGTCCGCCCAGAGTTTGTGGACTAG
- the fliD gene encoding flagellar filament capping protein FliD has protein sequence MGRIGSNIGLITGFPIADTVDKLIAIAAKPRDTLKSRVDDLTVEQNSFTVLSAGLLKLQLTALKLSNTNIFDQRTSSSSDDSLIRVSTTGSPAVGTYQFTPLQLAQSQQLLSSGFASNTAPIGAGKLNLRFGGAIDEGISLGTLNGGLGVATGSIRITDRSGASAVVDLRAARTVDDVIHAVNTNTAINVRLETRGDKFVLVDKSGQMQSNLRVQEVGGGSTAADLGLLAIDAAANTADGQDVVRLGRDVLLSSLNNGNGLRFDASGADLRVNFRDGSAPLDVDFSTPAVEGSKATATTNAAAGLNGQLVFSALKAGPEFGGVQIRFKHEPSMIKGNESATYDANTKELVFKISEGVTTASDIIQALGRSPDVAAKFTVRLAAGSTGNGLVTSTDSGIMAGPPGSVTTPGVQGPNSRIKIQALREGKNYDGVTVRFANDQAARGTESITYDDVNKKLTFHVAIGQSTASDAVAAIANSPVVAELFKIELADGSDGTGLVDPGDEVQLTTGELIDAVPAKTARTVGEMLDTLNAADPARLKANISASGDSIELVDLTAGAAAFSAADLGAGHVATDLGFAAADGNGVIAGKQVLAGLKTALLSSLGGREGLGDLGLVQLTDRSGASATVDLSAAVTLDDVISAINAAGIGVSARVNDAHNGIQLTDTTGQTASNLVVANGDATNTADALGLAVNEAVSTAGSGSLNLQTVNENTLLSSLNGGAGITKGSFKIFGTASAQGSIDLAQGNINTVGDLIRAIDALQIGVDAQVNEAGDGIELIDTIGAGGTLRVEEGSSTAARELGLLNAATTREINGEDRQVIDASTTYSIDIAATDTLTDLAGKINNLGVGISAAEFNSGAGVNPYRLTINSQRSGAIGNLVFDTSQAGFSLQETARGQDALVRFGNPVGGTLSASSTNQFNNILPGVNLQLVAASTTAVDVSVSSSGQGGADAIQALVDSYNQVRAQIAEATKFTPATDDGKPATTGPLFGDSSVLQVDTELASLFSRRVFRAGSLQSLQSVGLSLEKDGSLKFDSAKYDDKLATDPQAVKDLFSTKQFGLADRIRSMTDRLSSGEHALLINRMDAINVNIRTANAKIEDWNKRLETQKNALLLKFYRMDLAIAKMQDSLKVIGQLQTISNGSFTSANGSAS, from the coding sequence ATGGGTAGAATTGGGTCGAACATCGGGCTGATCACCGGCTTTCCCATCGCGGATACGGTGGACAAGCTGATTGCAATTGCCGCCAAGCCGCGCGACACCCTGAAGTCGCGTGTCGACGATCTGACCGTCGAGCAAAACAGTTTCACGGTCCTAAGCGCTGGTTTGCTCAAGCTACAGCTCACTGCGCTCAAGCTGAGCAATACGAATATCTTTGATCAGCGCACCTCCAGCAGCAGTGATGACTCGCTGATTCGCGTCAGCACCACAGGCTCGCCGGCGGTTGGCACGTATCAATTCACTCCGCTGCAACTGGCGCAATCGCAGCAATTGCTCAGCTCCGGTTTTGCCAGCAACACCGCTCCAATCGGCGCGGGTAAGCTTAACCTGCGCTTTGGCGGCGCCATCGACGAGGGAATCAGCCTCGGCACGCTCAACGGCGGGCTGGGAGTGGCGACCGGCAGTATACGCATTACCGATCGCAGCGGCGCGAGCGCGGTGGTCGATCTCCGCGCGGCGCGAACCGTCGACGATGTGATCCACGCGGTGAACACCAACACCGCGATCAACGTTCGGCTCGAGACCCGCGGCGACAAATTTGTCCTGGTCGACAAATCGGGTCAGATGCAATCGAATCTGCGCGTGCAGGAAGTTGGCGGTGGCAGCACTGCGGCCGATCTGGGATTGCTGGCAATCGATGCCGCGGCAAACACCGCCGACGGCCAGGATGTAGTTCGATTGGGGCGCGATGTGCTGCTGTCGTCGCTCAATAACGGCAACGGCCTTCGCTTCGACGCGTCTGGCGCCGATCTGCGAGTTAACTTCCGCGATGGCAGCGCCCCCTTAGATGTCGATTTCTCAACCCCCGCCGTCGAAGGCTCGAAGGCCACCGCCACCACCAATGCCGCGGCCGGGCTCAATGGCCAACTGGTCTTCTCGGCGCTGAAGGCGGGCCCCGAATTTGGCGGAGTGCAAATCCGGTTCAAGCACGAACCGAGCATGATCAAGGGAAATGAGTCCGCCACCTACGACGCCAACACCAAAGAACTCGTTTTCAAAATCAGTGAAGGCGTCACCACCGCGTCAGACATTATTCAAGCGCTCGGTCGCAGCCCCGACGTGGCCGCCAAGTTTACCGTTCGCCTGGCCGCCGGCAGCACGGGCAACGGACTGGTCACATCCACCGACAGCGGCATCATGGCCGGCCCGCCCGGCTCCGTGACTACGCCAGGCGTTCAAGGCCCCAATAGCCGAATCAAAATCCAAGCCCTGCGCGAGGGCAAAAACTACGACGGCGTGACGGTTCGGTTCGCCAACGATCAGGCAGCTCGCGGCACGGAGTCGATCACCTACGACGACGTCAACAAAAAACTCACCTTTCATGTCGCCATCGGCCAATCGACCGCCAGCGACGCCGTCGCGGCGATTGCTAACAGTCCAGTGGTCGCCGAACTGTTCAAGATCGAACTGGCCGACGGCAGCGATGGCACGGGGCTAGTCGATCCTGGCGACGAGGTGCAACTGACCACCGGCGAATTGATCGACGCTGTTCCCGCAAAGACGGCGCGAACCGTCGGCGAAATGCTCGATACCTTGAACGCTGCCGACCCCGCTCGCCTCAAGGCAAATATCTCCGCCAGCGGCGACTCGATCGAATTGGTCGATCTGACGGCCGGCGCCGCCGCGTTCTCCGCCGCCGACCTGGGCGCTGGCCACGTCGCGACCGATCTTGGTTTCGCCGCGGCAGACGGCAATGGCGTAATTGCCGGCAAGCAGGTCCTCGCCGGGCTCAAGACGGCGCTCTTGTCGAGCCTTGGAGGGCGCGAAGGCCTGGGAGATCTCGGGCTGGTGCAGCTTACCGATCGCAGCGGCGCAAGCGCAACCGTCGACTTATCGGCGGCTGTCACGCTCGACGATGTGATATCCGCGATCAACGCTGCCGGAATCGGCGTCTCAGCTCGGGTAAACGACGCGCATAACGGCATTCAACTCACCGACACCACCGGCCAAACCGCCAGCAATCTTGTGGTGGCCAATGGCGACGCTACCAACACGGCCGACGCCTTGGGCTTGGCCGTCAACGAGGCCGTGAGCACGGCCGGGTCGGGCAGCCTGAATCTGCAAACGGTCAACGAGAACACGCTGCTCTCCAGCCTCAACGGCGGCGCTGGCATCACCAAAGGCAGCTTCAAGATCTTCGGCACGGCCTCGGCGCAAGGCTCGATCGACTTGGCGCAAGGCAACATCAACACCGTAGGCGACCTGATTCGCGCCATCGACGCGCTGCAAATCGGCGTCGATGCTCAAGTTAACGAGGCCGGCGACGGCATCGAGTTGATCGACACCATTGGCGCCGGCGGCACGCTCCGCGTGGAGGAAGGCAGCAGCACCGCCGCCCGAGAGTTAGGCCTTTTGAATGCGGCGACGACCCGCGAGATCAACGGCGAAGATCGACAGGTCATCGACGCCTCGACAACCTACTCCATCGACATCGCCGCCACCGACACGCTCACCGACCTTGCCGGCAAGATCAACAACCTCGGAGTCGGCATCTCGGCGGCCGAGTTCAATAGCGGCGCCGGCGTCAATCCATATCGTCTTACCATCAACAGCCAACGGTCGGGCGCCATCGGCAATCTTGTGTTCGACACCTCGCAAGCCGGCTTTTCGCTGCAAGAAACAGCACGAGGGCAAGACGCGCTGGTGCGTTTCGGCAACCCGGTTGGAGGCACACTGTCGGCCTCCAGCACCAACCAGTTCAACAACATCCTGCCAGGCGTCAATTTGCAACTGGTCGCCGCATCGACGACTGCTGTAGATGTGTCTGTCTCGTCCAGCGGCCAGGGCGGCGCCGACGCGATTCAAGCGCTGGTCGATTCCTACAACCAGGTTCGCGCCCAGATCGCCGAAGCCACCAAGTTCACCCCCGCCACCGACGATGGCAAACCCGCCACCACGGGGCCGTTGTTTGGCGACTCGTCGGTGCTGCAAGTCGATACGGAACTGGCGAGCCTGTTTTCGCGGCGAGTCTTTCGCGCGGGCTCGCTCCAGAGCTTGCAGTCGGTGGGATTGAGCCTGGAGAAAGATGGTTCGCTTAAGTTCGACTCGGCCAAGTACGACGACAAGCTGGCCACCGATCCCCAGGCAGTGAAAGATCTGTTCTCCACCAAACAGTTTGGACTGGCCGATCGGATTCGCTCGATGACCGATCGCCTCTCGTCCGGCGAGCATGCCCTGCTCATCAATCGCATGGATGCGATCAATGTCAACATCCGCACGGCGAACGCCAAGATTGAAGACTGGAACAAGCGACTGGAAACGCAAAAGAACGCGCTCTTGCTCAAATTCTATCGCATGGATCTCGCCATCGCGAAGATGCAAGACAGCCTCAAGGTCATCGGGCAGTTGCAAACCATTTCGAATGGATCGTTCACTAGCGCCAACGGTTCGGCAAGTTAA
- a CDS encoding tetratricopeptide repeat protein, which yields MNVAIQNALAAHQHGDLIAAEQGYRSVLAVEAGNVDAIHLLGLIAKQNGRVDEAISHIRRAVSLAPSSAILHYNLGDALAAAGRIGDAADSYRTSVRLQPELVEAWQNLSAVLEQSGDLPGSLESCQRACELRPHSPELKCNLANVQSKAGQFEKALETLQSAIQQSPSHAPAYCQLGLLHWRLGQFDRARQSFEQGLAMNRSDVALWINFGRLSHRQERYEDAAAAYQTALHVAPHSYEVLVNWATLCKDLGEYEQAIALFERAIALAPARLEAWHNLGKTYEEQGDLQLAIANYERAVAIDPRHGEVRLNRALALLQAGDFANGWREYEWRWCTNDAPTRPQLQVPTWDGASLTDHSMLVWGEQGVGDEIMFASCYPDIVGQARRVAVICDDRLAPLLQRSFPQACVIGAKRGQEQWDQLTPHGITCQIAAGSLPLHVRQQEREFGDRGPYLVPDLSAVQRWRDRYSALGPSLKVGISWIAGTTPKHRRHRTTRLADWLPLLHLPQVDWVDLQYGDTALERDQLPGEVRLHHFTESDPLRDLDDFAAQIAALDLVISVGNATVHLAGALGAPCWAMLPAHWGWRWLADRTDTLWYSSVRLWRQQVAGDWPTLFAQVAAQLLKIAHSAS from the coding sequence ATGAACGTCGCGATTCAGAACGCCCTGGCGGCGCATCAGCATGGAGACTTGATCGCGGCAGAGCAGGGGTACCGTAGCGTGCTGGCCGTCGAAGCCGGCAATGTCGACGCGATACACTTGCTCGGTCTAATCGCCAAACAAAATGGACGCGTCGACGAGGCGATCTCGCACATTCGCCGTGCCGTGAGCTTGGCCCCCTCCAGCGCGATTCTCCACTACAACCTGGGCGACGCCCTGGCTGCGGCGGGAAGAATTGGCGATGCGGCCGACTCCTACCGCACATCGGTTCGGCTTCAGCCAGAACTTGTCGAGGCCTGGCAAAACCTGTCGGCAGTCCTTGAGCAGTCCGGCGACTTGCCTGGATCGCTCGAAAGTTGCCAGCGCGCTTGTGAACTGCGCCCTCATTCGCCGGAGCTAAAATGCAATCTTGCCAACGTGCAGAGCAAAGCAGGGCAATTTGAGAAGGCTCTCGAAACGCTCCAGTCGGCGATCCAACAGTCGCCGTCGCATGCGCCCGCCTACTGCCAGCTTGGCCTCTTGCATTGGCGACTGGGACAGTTCGATCGCGCTCGACAGTCGTTCGAGCAAGGACTGGCGATGAACCGATCCGACGTGGCGCTGTGGATCAACTTCGGGCGCTTGTCGCACCGGCAAGAGCGTTACGAAGACGCCGCCGCTGCCTATCAGACCGCGCTTCATGTTGCGCCGCATTCTTACGAAGTCCTGGTCAATTGGGCTACGCTTTGCAAGGACCTGGGTGAATACGAGCAGGCCATTGCACTTTTCGAGCGAGCCATCGCGTTGGCGCCCGCTCGGCTCGAGGCCTGGCATAATCTGGGAAAAACGTACGAAGAGCAGGGCGACCTTCAATTGGCCATCGCCAACTACGAGCGAGCGGTCGCCATCGATCCGCGGCACGGCGAAGTCCGCCTCAATCGCGCGCTGGCATTGTTGCAAGCGGGCGATTTTGCCAATGGCTGGCGCGAGTATGAATGGCGCTGGTGTACCAACGATGCTCCCACTCGGCCCCAACTGCAGGTTCCCACGTGGGACGGCGCCTCATTGACCGACCATTCGATGCTCGTCTGGGGAGAACAAGGAGTCGGCGACGAGATCATGTTCGCCTCCTGTTACCCAGACATTGTGGGGCAAGCCCGCCGCGTGGCCGTGATTTGCGACGATCGACTAGCGCCCCTCCTGCAACGCTCATTTCCGCAGGCTTGCGTCATCGGTGCGAAACGCGGCCAGGAACAATGGGATCAATTGACGCCGCACGGGATCACTTGCCAGATTGCCGCGGGTAGCCTGCCTCTACATGTGCGACAGCAAGAACGCGAATTCGGCGATCGTGGCCCCTATCTCGTTCCCGATCTGTCGGCGGTACAGCGCTGGCGCGATCGTTACTCTGCGCTAGGGCCGAGTCTCAAAGTGGGCATTTCTTGGATCGCCGGCACGACACCCAAGCATCGCCGCCACCGCACCACGCGACTGGCAGATTGGTTGCCGCTGCTCCATTTGCCGCAAGTCGATTGGGTCGATCTCCAATATGGCGACACTGCTCTTGAGCGCGACCAACTGCCCGGCGAGGTCCGACTGCATCATTTCACCGAATCCGATCCACTACGTGATCTGGACGATTTCGCGGCCCAGATCGCGGCCCTCGACTTGGTGATTTCGGTCGGCAACGCCACCGTCCATTTGGCCGGCGCGCTCGGCGCCCCCTGCTGGGCAATGCTCCCAGCGCATTGGGGTTGGCGCTGGCTTGCCGATCGCACTGACACCCTTTGGTATTCAAGCGTGCGGCTCTGGCGCCAGCAGGTGGCGGGAGACTGGCCCACGCTGTTCGCGCAAGTCGCCGCGCAGTTGCTCAAAATTGCGCATTCCGCGAGTTAG
- a CDS encoding amidohydrolase: MTRDWRLALDAEIARVTPQLIELRRQMHAHPELSGTEHATTERIERALAAAGIAGRRGPDGRGLIVDSPGASAARVALRADIDALPIAEARDCDYRSQSPGIMHACGHDGHTAVVLGCVLALHQLQTQGALPGGIAWRALFQPAEETLLGAKEMVAAGAVEDVATILSMHMDPTREVGQIGVCDGPFTAHCDTLKVTLHGRGGHGARPHLAIDPLAAAVQLVNTLYAVIPRRHDSLDAVVISFGQFTAGDAANVIPSVAELRGTLRTLDRRVREATKIEIARIIEAVAAATGTRAEFDWYSGIDSVVNDPAVTNLVRQAGAEVLGQQSDVQEILRPSMGSEDFASYLEHVPGSMFRLGCASPAVGNSGLHTPTFDLDERAIPIGARILVRAAVLSSEQPSQA; this comes from the coding sequence ATGACTCGTGATTGGAGGCTCGCGCTCGACGCCGAGATCGCCCGCGTCACGCCGCAGTTGATCGAACTCCGGCGCCAAATGCACGCGCATCCCGAACTGAGCGGAACAGAGCACGCTACCACCGAGCGAATCGAACGCGCCCTGGCTGCCGCCGGCATTGCCGGGCGCCGTGGACCCGATGGACGCGGACTGATCGTCGATTCGCCCGGCGCCTCCGCGGCGCGCGTGGCGCTCCGCGCCGATATCGACGCGCTTCCCATCGCCGAGGCTCGCGACTGCGACTATCGCAGTCAATCGCCGGGCATCATGCACGCCTGTGGACACGATGGCCATACGGCGGTGGTGCTTGGCTGCGTCTTGGCGCTACATCAACTGCAAACGCAGGGCGCCTTGCCCGGCGGCATTGCCTGGCGAGCCCTCTTTCAGCCCGCCGAAGAGACGCTACTGGGCGCCAAGGAAATGGTGGCCGCCGGCGCGGTCGAAGATGTCGCGACAATACTCTCCATGCACATGGACCCAACCCGCGAGGTTGGCCAAATCGGTGTGTGCGATGGTCCCTTCACGGCCCATTGCGATACGCTCAAGGTCACGCTGCATGGCCGGGGCGGGCATGGCGCCAGGCCGCATTTGGCCATCGACCCTCTTGCGGCGGCCGTGCAACTAGTCAACACGCTTTACGCTGTCATTCCGCGCCGCCACGATAGCTTGGACGCCGTGGTGATCTCATTCGGCCAATTCACCGCCGGCGACGCCGCCAACGTCATTCCTTCCGTCGCGGAGTTGCGTGGCACGCTGCGCACTCTTGATCGCCGCGTCCGCGAAGCGACCAAAATCGAGATCGCGCGCATCATCGAAGCGGTCGCTGCTGCCACGGGCACTCGCGCCGAGTTCGATTGGTATAGCGGTATCGACTCGGTCGTCAATGATCCGGCCGTCACCAATCTCGTGCGCCAAGCCGGCGCCGAGGTCCTTGGTCAGCAGAGCGATGTCCAGGAGATTCTGCGGCCTAGCATGGGAAGCGAAGACTTTGCCTCGTACCTCGAGCATGTCCCGGGCAGCATGTTTCGGCTCGGTTGCGCCTCCCCGGCCGTCGGCAACAGCGGATTGCACACGCCCACTTTCGATCTCGACGAGCGCGCCATCCCCATTGGCGCCCGTATTTTGGTCCGCGCCGCCGTGCTCTCGAGCGAGCAGCCGTCCCAGGCCTGA
- the fliS gene encoding flagellar export chaperone FliS codes for MQTQARDAYLQTEVMTATPQKLQLMLIDAAIRFSRQALVHGQNDQHEEAGEAIIRAQEVVAEILGGLRVDRDPPLVRRVAGIYTFVSRQLTAAHTAKDVSAIEGVIRVLEIERATWQQVCEQLGSRIDAAHHQSPSGAVFTA; via the coding sequence ATGCAAACGCAAGCACGCGACGCCTATTTACAAACCGAGGTCATGACCGCCACGCCACAGAAGCTACAGCTCATGCTGATCGACGCGGCAATTCGCTTTTCGCGCCAGGCGTTGGTCCATGGGCAAAACGATCAACACGAAGAGGCTGGCGAAGCCATTATTCGAGCCCAAGAAGTGGTGGCCGAAATCTTGGGCGGCCTGCGAGTCGATCGCGATCCTCCGCTCGTCCGCCGCGTGGCCGGCATCTACACCTTTGTGTCGCGCCAACTCACGGCGGCCCATACCGCCAAGGACGTTAGCGCCATCGAGGGTGTTATTCGCGTCTTGGAGATCGAGCGGGCCACCTGGCAACAGGTTTGCGAGCAACTCGGCTCACGAATCGACGCGGCTCACCACCAGTCGCCCTCTGGCGCCGTCTTCACCGCCTGA
- a CDS encoding glycosyltransferase, with protein MLRIFIGWDSRFPEPAEVLAYSLRKFSSIALDIRFLRLAELDFDRQHDPLQSTEFTYTRFLVPHLCDFAGTALFMDNDMLCLGDVRQLAELDMSRHALRVVQHDYQPTNTVKMYGCAQTSYPRKNWSSFMLMRCDRLKLWSKEVVESQTGAYLHRFQDIDDSQIGEIPKTWNTLDWMDESTQLIHYTNGGPWFEEYRDHPHADVWYQMRDEMRAVRKAASAGIPNRGRNRPGLRGPIARGTSLDSRQNA; from the coding sequence ATGCTGCGAATCTTCATCGGTTGGGATTCTCGTTTTCCAGAGCCGGCCGAGGTGCTGGCATATAGCCTGCGCAAGTTTTCCTCCATTGCGCTCGATATTCGATTTCTCCGCCTGGCCGAACTCGATTTCGACCGCCAGCACGATCCGCTGCAATCCACCGAGTTCACTTACACGCGTTTTCTAGTGCCGCATCTTTGCGACTTCGCCGGCACGGCGCTGTTTATGGACAACGACATGCTCTGCCTGGGCGATGTCCGCCAATTGGCTGAACTCGACATGTCGCGTCATGCGCTGCGCGTCGTGCAACACGACTACCAGCCCACCAACACGGTGAAGATGTACGGCTGCGCACAAACATCGTATCCGCGCAAGAACTGGTCCAGCTTCATGCTCATGCGCTGCGATCGGCTCAAGTTGTGGTCCAAGGAGGTGGTTGAATCGCAAACCGGCGCCTACTTGCACCGCTTCCAGGACATCGACGACAGCCAAATCGGCGAGATCCCCAAGACCTGGAATACGTTGGACTGGATGGACGAGTCGACACAACTCATCCACTACACCAACGGCGGCCCGTGGTTCGAGGAATACCGCGATCATCCGCATGCCGACGTTTGGTATCAAATGCGCGACGAAATGCGCGCCGTTCGCAAGGCGGCCAGCGCCGGCATTCCCAATCGGGGGCGCAATCGTCCTGGCCTGCGTGGCCCCATCGCACGCGGCACGTCGCTCGACTCCCGCCAGAACGCCTAA